One Herbaspirillum rubrisubalbicans genomic window carries:
- a CDS encoding protein YgfX has translation MSIAVSADIKPSRLLLLVNGFACLCVALMGVLVPFWTPGSWSWLERLVLALACILAAVLALVLVLRERKIIWLHISASGQIRVVEHLLPSARAKPQVMKAGLAQLLAGSTIWPGMLFLRLRLENGKTRTIPILTDSVSEDTFRALSVACRWLISHNTAKARMLEK, from the coding sequence ATGTCGATAGCAGTTTCTGCGGATATCAAACCTTCCCGCCTGCTCCTGCTGGTCAATGGCTTCGCCTGCCTGTGCGTGGCGCTGATGGGTGTGCTGGTGCCGTTCTGGACGCCGGGCAGTTGGTCCTGGCTGGAACGCCTGGTTCTGGCGTTGGCCTGCATCCTGGCTGCCGTGCTGGCGCTGGTGCTGGTGTTGCGCGAGCGCAAGATCATCTGGTTGCATATTTCCGCCTCCGGGCAAATCCGCGTGGTGGAGCATCTGCTGCCCTCGGCGCGCGCCAAGCCGCAGGTGATGAAGGCAGGGTTGGCCCAACTGTTGGCCGGCAGCACCATCTGGCCCGGCATGTTGTTTTTGCGCCTGCGCCTGGAAAATGGCAAGACCCGCACCATCCCTATCCTCACGGATTCTGTCTCCGAAGATACATTCCGTGCGCTTTCCGTGGCATGTCGCTGGCTGATCAGTCACAATACGGCCAAGGCAAGGATGCTGGAAAAATAG
- the rpoE gene encoding RNA polymerase sigma factor RpoE: MTTEREIDQQLVERVQRGDKKAFELLVVKYQRKLMRLVSRLVRDQAEAEDVVQEAFIKAYRALPQFRGDSAFYTWLYRIGINTAKNYLVTMGRRAPTSTEADAEEAETFDDADHLRDINTPESMLATKQIAQTVNVAMEALPEELRTAITLREIEGLSYDEIADAMNCPIGTVRSRIFRAREAIAEKLRPLLDTAADKRW, from the coding sequence TTGACGACAGAACGCGAAATAGACCAACAGCTTGTTGAACGCGTCCAGCGTGGCGACAAGAAGGCGTTCGAGCTATTGGTAGTCAAGTACCAACGCAAGTTGATGCGCCTGGTCTCGCGCTTGGTGCGCGACCAGGCCGAAGCCGAGGACGTAGTGCAGGAAGCCTTCATCAAGGCTTATCGTGCGCTGCCGCAATTTCGCGGCGATTCGGCTTTCTATACCTGGCTTTACCGCATCGGAATTAACACTGCGAAGAACTATCTGGTTACGATGGGCCGCAGGGCGCCAACTTCGACAGAAGCAGATGCAGAAGAAGCTGAAACTTTTGACGATGCAGACCATCTGAGGGACATCAACACTCCAGAGTCGATGTTGGCCACCAAGCAGATTGCTCAAACGGTCAACGTAGCGATGGAGGCATTGCCGGAAGAATTACGTACTGCCATCACGTTGCGCGAGATCGAGGGGTTGAGCTACGACGAGATTGCAGATGCGATGAATTGTCCGATCGGCACCGTGCGCAGCCGTATTTTCCGCGCCCGGGAAGCAATTGCCGAGAAGTTGCGTCCACTGCTGGATACGGCGGCGGACAAGCGCTGGTGA
- a CDS encoding sigma-E factor negative regulatory protein, translated as MDTKVTTREQISALADGELGSEEMTLAFAALRSSKDAQDAWEDYHRIGEVLRSEEMDVSLSAGFSARMSALLEAEPTIVAPQPAAAQPVAPVAQPVVATQAGKAANGDHRATRPGRLVRLLMPSAAAAAAAVAAVFVALPQQQALVTADANKAVAQVAQVASAPVNVPSAIATVAETNGNPQNVNQLSSLAQQGEVKRDPRIDDYLFAHQRFSPSYSSAQYARSAAFSSDADK; from the coding sequence ATGGATACCAAAGTAACGACCAGAGAACAGATCTCAGCCCTTGCCGATGGCGAGCTGGGCTCTGAAGAAATGACCCTTGCCTTCGCGGCCTTGCGTTCTTCCAAGGATGCACAGGATGCCTGGGAGGATTACCACCGCATCGGCGAGGTGCTGCGTTCGGAGGAGATGGATGTCTCCCTGAGCGCCGGCTTCTCGGCCAGGATGAGCGCCTTGCTGGAGGCCGAGCCTACCATCGTGGCGCCGCAGCCTGCCGCGGCACAGCCGGTCGCCCCCGTGGCGCAGCCGGTAGTGGCCACCCAAGCGGGCAAGGCTGCCAATGGCGACCACCGCGCGACCCGTCCGGGTCGCCTGGTGCGCTTGCTGATGCCCAGTGCGGCCGCTGCCGCTGCTGCCGTGGCGGCCGTGTTCGTGGCCTTGCCCCAGCAGCAGGCGCTGGTGACGGCCGACGCCAACAAGGCCGTGGCTCAGGTGGCTCAGGTGGCCTCGGCCCCGGTCAACGTGCCTTCGGCCATTGCCACCGTCGCCGAGACCAATGGCAACCCGCAGAACGTGAACCAACTGAGTTCGCTGGCCCAGCAGGGTGAAGTCAAGCGCGATCCGCGTATCGACGACTACCTGTTTGCCCACCAGCGTTTCTCGCCTTCCTACAGTTCGGCGCAATACGCCCGTTCCGCAGCCTTCTCCTCGGACGCAGACAAGTAA
- a CDS encoding MucB/RseB C-terminal domain-containing protein gives MRQRRRLYGVLCFLSVLLAPSAHAADGVASPTVSEAPASSPLLAQLQKMQSAAQRLNYSGSFVYQQAALIRSSRVTHVVAGKSELEKLELLDGRPSEFVRDNEDVASYLPDERLVRMERRVTRDVFPAIVDARPEDLASHYRIQAGADERVAGRTCHAIVLEPRDSLRYGYRFCTDQASGLLLRAQTLDAKGEVVEQIAFTQIEIGAIDRARVNPTYRDTRGWRIEKAAMAPADLSAWQVTPPPGFRKIQQVRRLISDSAPEGAAPAQNRPAQREVSQIVFSDGLAAISVFIEPGSQGREESTIQQGAMNILGRRYGNYWLTVVGEVPAAAIRQVANSIELKSK, from the coding sequence ATGCGTCAAAGGAGGCGTCTGTACGGCGTACTGTGCTTCCTGTCCGTGTTGCTAGCGCCATCAGCCCATGCGGCCGATGGCGTTGCTTCACCCACGGTCAGCGAAGCCCCTGCTTCTTCCCCGCTGCTGGCGCAATTGCAGAAAATGCAATCTGCAGCCCAGCGTCTCAATTATTCCGGCAGTTTCGTCTACCAGCAGGCCGCGTTGATACGCAGCTCGCGGGTGACCCACGTGGTCGCCGGCAAGAGCGAGCTGGAAAAGCTCGAGCTGCTCGACGGTCGCCCCAGCGAATTCGTGCGCGACAACGAAGACGTGGCCAGCTACTTGCCCGATGAACGTCTGGTGCGCATGGAGCGGCGCGTGACCCGCGATGTCTTCCCGGCCATCGTCGATGCCCGTCCGGAGGATCTGGCCAGCCACTACCGCATCCAGGCCGGCGCCGATGAACGCGTGGCGGGTCGCACCTGTCATGCCATCGTGCTGGAGCCGCGCGACTCCTTGCGCTATGGTTACCGCTTCTGCACCGACCAGGCCAGCGGCTTGTTGCTGCGCGCCCAGACCCTGGACGCCAAGGGCGAGGTGGTCGAGCAGATCGCCTTCACCCAAATCGAGATCGGTGCTATTGATCGTGCCCGGGTCAACCCCACTTACCGCGATACGCGCGGTTGGCGCATCGAGAAGGCCGCCATGGCGCCGGCTGATCTGTCGGCTTGGCAGGTGACGCCGCCACCGGGTTTCCGCAAGATCCAGCAGGTGCGCCGTCTGATTTCCGATAGCGCGCCCGAGGGTGCGGCGCCGGCCCAGAATCGCCCGGCCCAGCGCGAGGTCTCGCAGATCGTGTTTTCCGATGGCCTGGCCGCCATCTCGGTGTTCATCGAGCCGGGCAGCCAGGGCCGCGAAGAAAGTACGATCCAGCAGGGTGCCATGAACATCCTCGGTCGCCGCTATGGAAATTACTGGTTGACCGTGGTTGGGGAAGTGCCGGCCGCTGCGATCCGGCAGGTAGCCAATTCCATTGAACTGAAATCCAAATAG
- a CDS encoding DegQ family serine endoprotease — MTPLKNTLAGALLAASVFAAAPAVLAAPPVASPAVAALPDFADIVERTGPAVVNIRTTERVRQNAQGQGGMDDPEMQEFFRRFFGIPIPRQQQPGTPRGNGKQGGQGQQEEVPRGVGSGFIISADGFILTNAHVVDGASEVYVTLTDKREFKAKIVGSDTRTDVAVLKIDGSNLPRLNMGDSDKIRVGEWVLAIGSPFGLENTVTAGIVSAKARDTGDYLPLIQTDVAVNPGNSGGPLINLKGEVIGINSQIYSRSGGFMGISFAVPIDEALRVAEQLKASGRVTRGRIGVQIGEVTKDVAESLGLARAQGALVQRVEAGGPAEKAGLEAGDIILKYNGAAIERPSDLPRMVGATKPGAKATVNIWRKGSARDVTLTVVELEADKPKQAEEKKAKPDNTPNSLGLVVSDLTDAQKKDLKVDNGVLVEAVSGAAAGAGIRPGDVIQRLNEVDINDAKQFAQLVAKLDAKKRAAVLVRRGDASQFVPLRPNGGN, encoded by the coding sequence ATGACTCCCTTGAAGAATACCCTCGCCGGCGCCTTGCTGGCCGCTTCCGTGTTTGCCGCTGCGCCGGCCGTGCTGGCCGCACCTCCGGTGGCTTCGCCCGCAGTGGCGGCGCTGCCTGATTTTGCCGATATCGTCGAGCGTACCGGTCCGGCTGTGGTCAATATCCGCACCACCGAGCGCGTGCGCCAGAATGCCCAGGGGCAGGGTGGCATGGATGACCCGGAAATGCAGGAGTTCTTCCGTCGCTTCTTCGGTATCCCCATCCCGCGTCAGCAGCAGCCGGGCACGCCCCGCGGCAACGGCAAGCAGGGTGGTCAGGGTCAGCAGGAAGAAGTGCCGCGTGGCGTCGGTTCCGGTTTCATCATTTCGGCCGATGGCTTCATCCTCACCAATGCGCACGTGGTCGATGGCGCCAGCGAAGTCTATGTGACCCTCACCGACAAGCGTGAATTCAAGGCCAAGATCGTCGGTTCCGACACCCGCACCGACGTGGCCGTGCTCAAGATCGATGGCAGCAACCTGCCGCGCCTGAACATGGGTGACTCCGACAAGATCCGCGTGGGAGAATGGGTGCTGGCCATCGGCTCGCCGTTCGGCCTGGAAAACACCGTGACCGCCGGCATCGTCTCGGCCAAGGCGCGCGATACCGGCGACTACCTGCCGCTGATCCAGACCGATGTGGCGGTCAATCCCGGCAACTCGGGTGGCCCGCTGATCAACCTCAAGGGGGAAGTGATCGGCATCAATTCGCAGATCTACAGCCGTTCTGGCGGCTTCATGGGGATTTCGTTCGCCGTGCCCATCGATGAGGCGCTGCGCGTGGCCGAGCAGTTGAAGGCCAGCGGGCGTGTCACCCGTGGTCGCATCGGCGTGCAGATCGGCGAAGTGACCAAGGACGTGGCCGAATCGCTGGGCCTGGCGCGCGCCCAGGGCGCCCTGGTGCAACGCGTGGAAGCCGGTGGCCCGGCGGAAAAGGCGGGCCTGGAGGCGGGCGACATCATCCTGAAATACAACGGTGCTGCTATCGAGCGCCCCAGCGACCTGCCACGCATGGTCGGGGCCACCAAGCCGGGCGCCAAGGCCACCGTCAATATCTGGCGCAAGGGCAGTGCGCGTGACGTTACCCTCACGGTGGTCGAGCTGGAAGCCGACAAGCCCAAACAGGCCGAAGAGAAGAAGGCCAAGCCGGATAACACCCCCAATTCCCTGGGCCTGGTGGTGAGCGACCTGACGGACGCCCAGAAGAAAGACTTGAAGGTCGATAACGGCGTACTGGTCGAGGCCGTCAGCGGTGCAGCGGCCGGTGCCGGCATCCGCCCGGGTGACGTCATCCAGCGCCTCAATGAAGTCGATATCAATGATGCCAAGCAGTTCGCCCAACTGGTGGCCAAGCTGGATGCCAAGAAGCGAGCGGCAGTGCTGGTGCGTCGCGGCGACGCCTCACAGTTCGTGCCGCTGCGTCCCAACGGCGGCAACTGA
- a CDS encoding glutaredoxin family protein: MTTLDPQAAPSEPLQFIIYSRSYCHLCEDLRDALCQALGATPAHIEMIDVDADDALVARYDELVPVLMGQGRDGRWHELCHYHLDPVRLQAFVAEKK, encoded by the coding sequence ATGACCACCCTCGATCCGCAAGCTGCGCCCTCCGAACCCTTGCAATTCATCATCTATTCGCGCAGCTACTGCCATCTGTGCGAAGACTTGCGCGATGCCTTGTGTCAGGCGCTGGGCGCGACGCCGGCCCACATCGAGATGATCGATGTCGATGCCGACGATGCGCTGGTGGCGCGCTATGACGAACTGGTGCCGGTGCTGATGGGGCAGGGGCGTGATGGGCGGTGGCATGAGTTGTGTCACTACCACCTGGATCCGGTCCGTCTCCAGGCATTTGTTGCTGAAAAGAAATAA
- the lepA gene encoding translation elongation factor 4, with translation MNNIRNFSIIAHIDHGKSTLADRIIQLCGGLSNREMEAQVLDSMDIERERGITIKAQTAALAYKAKDGQIYNLNLIDTPGHVDFSYEVSRSLSACEGALLVVDASQGVEAQTVANCYTALDLGVEVVPVLNKIDLPSADPDNAKSEIEDVIGIDASDATPCSAKTGLGVEDVLEAIVAKVPAPKGDPDAPLQALIIDSWFDNYVGVVMLVRIVNGTLRPKDKILLMATETQYLTESIGVFTPKSQSRESLTAGQVGFVIAGIKELKSARVGDTITLAGKPAAAPLPGFKEVQPQVFAGLFPVEANQYDALRDSLEKLKLNDAALMYEPEVSQALGFGFRCGFLGLLHMEIVQERLEREFDMDLITTAPTVVYEVQQRDGTLLMVDNPSKMPEVSKIEEIREPIVTVNLYMPQEYVGSVITLCTQKRGIQMNMSYHGKQVQLTYEMPMAEIVLDFFDRLKSTSRGYASMDYEFKEYRAADVVKVDMLINSEKVDALAIIVHRAAAQIRGRQVAAKMRELIPRQMFDVAIQAAIGATIISRENVKAMRKNVLAKCYGGDISRKRKLLEKQKAGKKRMKQVGSVEIPQEAFLAILQVEDK, from the coding sequence ATGAACAATATCCGTAATTTCTCGATCATCGCCCACATCGATCACGGCAAGTCCACGCTCGCCGACCGCATCATCCAGTTGTGCGGGGGCTTGTCCAACCGCGAGATGGAAGCCCAGGTGCTGGATTCGATGGATATCGAGCGCGAGCGCGGCATCACCATCAAGGCCCAGACCGCAGCCCTGGCCTACAAGGCCAAGGATGGCCAGATCTACAACCTCAACCTGATCGATACCCCGGGTCACGTCGACTTCAGCTATGAAGTCTCGCGTTCGCTGTCGGCCTGCGAAGGCGCGCTGCTGGTGGTCGACGCTTCGCAAGGCGTGGAAGCGCAGACCGTGGCCAACTGCTACACCGCCCTGGACCTGGGCGTGGAAGTGGTGCCGGTCTTGAACAAGATCGACCTGCCCTCGGCCGACCCCGACAACGCCAAGAGCGAGATCGAGGACGTCATCGGCATCGACGCATCGGATGCCACTCCCTGCTCGGCCAAGACCGGCCTGGGCGTGGAAGACGTGCTGGAAGCCATCGTGGCCAAGGTGCCGGCGCCCAAGGGTGACCCGGATGCTCCGTTGCAGGCCCTGATCATCGATTCCTGGTTCGACAACTACGTCGGCGTGGTCATGCTGGTGCGCATCGTCAACGGCACCCTGCGTCCCAAGGACAAGATCCTGCTGATGGCTACCGAAACCCAGTACTTGACCGAAAGCATTGGCGTGTTCACGCCCAAGTCGCAATCGCGCGAATCGCTGACGGCAGGGCAGGTCGGCTTCGTCATCGCCGGCATCAAGGAACTGAAGTCCGCGCGCGTGGGCGACACCATCACCCTGGCCGGCAAGCCGGCCGCGGCGCCGCTGCCGGGCTTCAAGGAAGTGCAGCCGCAGGTGTTTGCAGGCCTGTTCCCGGTGGAAGCCAACCAGTACGACGCCCTGCGCGACTCGCTGGAAAAATTGAAGCTCAACGACGCCGCTCTGATGTATGAACCGGAAGTGTCGCAGGCGCTGGGCTTCGGCTTCCGCTGCGGCTTCCTGGGTCTGTTGCACATGGAAATCGTGCAGGAGCGCCTGGAGCGCGAATTCGACATGGACCTGATCACCACCGCGCCCACGGTGGTGTATGAAGTACAGCAACGCGACGGCACCCTGCTGATGGTGGACAACCCCTCCAAGATGCCGGAAGTGTCCAAGATCGAGGAAATCCGCGAACCCATCGTCACCGTCAACCTGTACATGCCGCAGGAATACGTGGGCTCGGTCATCACCCTGTGCACGCAAAAGCGCGGCATCCAGATGAACATGAGCTACCACGGCAAGCAGGTGCAGTTGACCTATGAAATGCCGATGGCCGAGATCGTGCTGGACTTCTTCGATCGCCTGAAATCCACCTCGCGCGGCTATGCCTCCATGGACTACGAGTTCAAGGAATACCGCGCCGCTGACGTGGTCAAGGTGGACATGCTGATCAACAGCGAGAAGGTCGATGCGCTGGCCATCATCGTGCACCGTGCCGCCGCGCAGATCCGTGGCCGTCAGGTGGCGGCCAAGATGCGTGAGCTGATCCCGCGCCAGATGTTCGACGTGGCCATTCAAGCGGCCATTGGTGCCACCATCATCTCGCGTGAAAACGTCAAGGCCATGCGCAAGAACGTGCTGGCCAAGTGCTACGGCGGTGACATTTCGCGTAAGCGCAAACTGCTGGAAAAGCAGAAGGCCGGCAAGAAGCGCATGAAGCAGGTGGGCTCGGTCGAAATTCCGCAGGAAGCATTCCTGGCAATCTTACAAGTGGAAGATAAATAA
- the lepB gene encoding signal peptidase I → MQALLGNFALILFVLMLVTGVIWFADTFFLSKQRRARADAALAEFDARVARDEAQGIKRDGSVASSRADLQAHHLKQPAWIEYSGSFFPVIALVFCLRSFLYEPFKIPSSSMVPTLLVGDLILVNKFTYGIRLPIINKKIIEVGEPQRGDVMVFKFPKDPSVDYIKRVVGVPGDKIVYKNKRLTINGEQISYKALPDYLDQENLTYYKQWQENLTGVEHKILTDERAPNFVPNPDAFPHHELCTYNADGFACTVPPGEYFMMGDNRDNSLDSRYWGFVPDQNIVGKAFFVWMNLGDITRIGSFH, encoded by the coding sequence ATGCAGGCTTTGTTGGGCAATTTCGCACTGATCCTTTTCGTCTTGATGCTGGTGACCGGCGTGATCTGGTTTGCCGACACCTTCTTCCTGTCCAAGCAGCGCCGCGCCCGCGCCGACGCTGCCCTGGCCGAGTTCGACGCCCGCGTGGCGCGCGATGAGGCGCAGGGCATCAAGCGCGATGGCAGCGTGGCCAGCAGCCGGGCCGACCTGCAGGCGCACCATCTGAAGCAGCCGGCCTGGATCGAATATTCGGGCAGCTTCTTCCCGGTCATCGCCCTGGTGTTCTGCCTGCGCTCCTTCCTCTACGAGCCGTTCAAGATTCCGTCCAGCTCGATGGTGCCGACCCTGCTGGTGGGCGATCTGATTCTGGTGAACAAATTCACCTATGGCATCCGCCTGCCCATCATCAACAAGAAGATCATCGAAGTGGGTGAGCCGCAGCGCGGCGACGTGATGGTGTTCAAGTTCCCCAAGGATCCGTCGGTGGACTACATCAAGCGCGTGGTTGGCGTTCCTGGTGATAAAATAGTCTATAAAAACAAGCGCTTAACGATCAATGGTGAACAAATTTCTTATAAAGCGCTGCCGGATTATCTGGATCAGGAAAATCTGACGTACTATAAGCAATGGCAGGAAAACCTGACCGGCGTGGAGCACAAGATCCTCACCGATGAGCGTGCCCCCAACTTCGTGCCCAACCCGGATGCCTTCCCGCATCACGAACTGTGCACCTACAACGCCGATGGTTTCGCCTGCACGGTGCCCCCGGGCGAGTACTTCATGATGGGAGACAACCGGGACAACAGCCTCGACAGTCGTTACTGGGGCTTCGTACCGGATCAGAACATTGTCGGCAAGGCATTCTTTGTCTGGATGAACCTTGGCGATATTACGCGGATCGGTAGCTTCCACTAA
- the rnc gene encoding ribonuclease III, with protein sequence MDPQLLQQRLGHTFKDAALLQQALTHRSHSALHNERLEFLGDSVLNCVVASLLFERYDKIDEGDLSRLRANLVKQQSLYEIAQRLELSQFLRLGEGELKSGGFRRPSILADTLEALFGAIFLDSGFEAARAVIRSLYVPVLEHVDPKTLGKDAKTLLQEFLQGKKIPLPQYNVIATHGAAHSQEFEIECLVPKLDIQVFGTGGSRRAGEQAAAKLALEAVQLALAKTPSASRKPRTRTTQLKLAGIATIQPDAPDQESAKSPRPEAAVSKPAKEAKPAREHKEQKEQKEQKEQQKDGRSQNGARHEGKHTGDRTETVAAEPISAASSASQSRTA encoded by the coding sequence ATGGATCCTCAACTCTTGCAACAACGGCTAGGCCACACCTTCAAGGACGCTGCGCTCCTGCAGCAGGCCCTGACCCATCGTAGCCATAGCGCCTTGCATAACGAGCGGCTGGAATTCCTCGGCGATTCGGTGCTGAACTGCGTGGTGGCTTCGCTGCTCTTCGAGCGCTATGACAAGATCGACGAAGGTGATCTTTCACGCCTGCGCGCCAACCTGGTCAAGCAGCAATCCCTGTATGAAATCGCCCAGCGGCTGGAACTCTCGCAGTTTTTGCGCCTGGGCGAGGGCGAACTGAAGTCGGGCGGTTTCCGTCGTCCCTCGATCCTGGCCGATACGTTGGAGGCGCTGTTTGGCGCCATCTTCCTCGATTCCGGCTTCGAGGCGGCGCGCGCGGTGATCCGCTCCCTTTACGTGCCGGTGCTGGAACACGTCGACCCCAAGACCCTGGGCAAGGATGCCAAGACCCTGTTGCAGGAATTCCTGCAGGGCAAGAAAATCCCGCTGCCGCAGTACAACGTCATCGCCACCCACGGCGCTGCCCACAGCCAGGAATTCGAGATCGAATGCCTGGTGCCCAAGCTGGACATCCAGGTCTTCGGCACCGGTGGCAGCCGCCGCGCCGGCGAGCAGGCTGCCGCCAAGCTGGCGCTGGAAGCGGTGCAACTGGCGCTGGCCAAGACTCCTTCGGCCAGCCGCAAGCCGCGCACCCGCACCACCCAATTGAAGCTGGCCGGCATTGCCACCATCCAGCCCGATGCCCCGGACCAGGAAAGCGCCAAGAGCCCGCGTCCCGAGGCTGCCGTGAGCAAGCCAGCCAAGGAAGCCAAGCCGGCCCGGGAGCACAAGGAACAAAAAGAGCAGAAAGAACAGAAAGAACAGCAGAAGGACGGGCGCAGCCAGAACGGCGCTCGCCATGAAGGCAAGCATACCGGCGACCGCACTGAAACGGTCGCAGCAGAACCCATTTCGGCGGCTTCATCCGCCTCGCAATCCAGAACAGCATGA
- the era gene encoding GTPase Era, whose translation MTDSPMADDASAQTPDTDSDYRCGYIAIVGRPNVGKSTLMNVLVGAKVSITSRKAQTTRHRITGIQTIENTQYVYVDTPGFQTRHSNALNKTLNRTVTNTLTAADVILFVIEAGTFGPADKQVLDLLPANVPCILVLNKADRNKDKTTLMPFAREVASHHDFAAVVPVSAKQRFQLDRLQEEVRKLLPQNPPMFDEDDITDRSEKFLASEIVREKVFRFVGEELPYTSTVLIEKFEQEGNLRRIFAAILVERDNHKAMVIGQKGARLKEISTQSRLDMERLFGGPVYLEIWVKVKSGWADNEAGLRAYGYE comes from the coding sequence ATGACAGATTCCCCCATGGCCGACGACGCGTCGGCGCAGACTCCCGATACCGATAGCGATTACCGTTGCGGTTACATCGCCATCGTCGGTCGTCCCAACGTCGGCAAGTCGACCCTGATGAACGTGCTGGTCGGCGCCAAGGTCAGCATCACCTCGCGCAAGGCCCAGACTACGCGCCACCGCATCACCGGCATCCAGACCATTGAGAACACCCAGTACGTCTATGTCGATACACCGGGTTTCCAGACCCGTCACAGCAATGCCCTCAACAAGACTCTGAACCGCACCGTCACCAACACCCTGACGGCGGCCGATGTGATCCTGTTCGTGATCGAAGCCGGTACCTTCGGCCCGGCCGACAAGCAGGTGCTGGATCTCTTGCCGGCCAACGTGCCCTGCATCCTGGTGTTGAACAAGGCTGATCGCAACAAGGACAAGACCACGCTCATGCCCTTTGCCCGCGAAGTGGCCTCGCATCATGATTTTGCCGCCGTGGTGCCGGTCTCGGCCAAGCAGCGCTTCCAGCTGGACCGCCTGCAGGAAGAAGTGCGCAAGCTGCTGCCGCAGAATCCGCCGATGTTCGACGAAGACGACATCACCGACCGCAGCGAGAAATTCCTGGCTTCCGAAATCGTGCGTGAAAAGGTGTTCCGCTTCGTCGGTGAAGAGCTGCCCTACACCAGCACGGTGCTGATCGAAAAGTTCGAGCAGGAAGGCAATCTGCGCCGCATCTTCGCCGCCATCCTGGTCGAGCGCGACAACCACAAGGCCATGGTGATCGGTCAGAAGGGCGCGCGCCTGAAGGAAATTTCCACCCAGTCGCGGCTGGACATGGAGCGCCTCTTCGGCGGTCCGGTCTATCTGGAAATCTGGGTCAAGGTCAAATCGGGCTGGGCCGACAACGAAGCCGGCCTGCGTGCCTACGGCTACGAATAA
- the recO gene encoding DNA repair protein RecO codes for MTTMLTASKLDAQLDGQAADPAVTPSVPQAPAKAPVRKPATPRARSRAVPEKEHKVLAQPGFVLHSYPYKETSLIIDVFSRDHGRVALVAKGAKRPHSKLRGALQTFQPLSLSWSGKSEVRTLTDAEWVGGLLPLEKSALLCGFYLNELLVKLLAREDAHPALFDHYVATLNKLAHGENAPIVLRQFERILLKQTGVAGNWSHCVVSGKAVQPDGIYVVDPEQGTRPERLSDRAPKVSGKTLLDMEREDYSDPTTQLQSKFLMRYLLAHHLGGAQLNTRQILIDLMQL; via the coding sequence ATGACTACCATGCTCACCGCTTCCAAGCTCGACGCTCAGCTTGACGGCCAGGCCGCCGACCCGGCCGTCACGCCGAGCGTCCCGCAGGCGCCCGCCAAGGCCCCCGTGCGCAAGCCGGCCACGCCGCGCGCGCGCAGCCGTGCGGTGCCGGAGAAGGAGCACAAGGTGCTGGCGCAACCGGGCTTCGTGCTGCACAGCTATCCCTACAAGGAAACCAGCCTCATCATCGACGTCTTCTCGCGTGACCATGGCCGCGTGGCGCTGGTGGCCAAGGGCGCCAAGCGTCCGCATTCCAAGCTGCGCGGCGCCTTGCAGACCTTCCAGCCGCTCTCGCTGTCGTGGAGCGGCAAGTCCGAGGTGCGCACCCTGACCGATGCCGAATGGGTCGGTGGCCTGCTGCCGCTGGAAAAGTCGGCCCTGCTGTGCGGCTTCTACCTCAATGAATTGCTGGTCAAGCTGCTGGCGCGCGAAGATGCCCACCCGGCACTATTCGACCATTACGTCGCCACGCTCAACAAGCTGGCCCACGGCGAAAATGCCCCCATCGTGCTGCGCCAGTTCGAGCGCATCCTCTTGAAGCAGACCGGGGTGGCCGGCAACTGGAGCCATTGCGTGGTCAGCGGCAAGGCCGTGCAGCCCGATGGCATCTACGTGGTCGACCCGGAGCAGGGCACCCGCCCGGAACGCCTCTCCGACCGTGCCCCCAAGGTCTCCGGCAAGACTCTGCTGGACATGGAGCGCGAAGACTACAGCGACCCCACCACGCAATTGCAGAGCAAGTTCCTGATGCGCTATCTGCTGGCGCACCACCTGGGTGGGGCGCAGTTGAATACGCGCCAGATCCTGATCGACCTCATGCAATTATGA